A single region of the Mycobacterium lentiflavum genome encodes:
- a CDS encoding carboxymuconolactone decarboxylase family protein translates to MARLDVPEGPGGEAAMIWTLRPQLGGMVERMIRGAYQQSILPADERELARMRIAQINDCVACSGFRAQSVLDAGLAPELYDNVAAYANYPGYTSRQRLAIEFAERFANDHASMDDAFFQRLRESFSDEEILDLTLCVAVFLGLGRSLTVLRVDQSCAIDL, encoded by the coding sequence ATGGCAAGGCTCGACGTGCCGGAGGGCCCGGGTGGCGAGGCCGCCATGATCTGGACGCTGCGGCCACAGCTCGGCGGCATGGTCGAACGGATGATCCGCGGCGCCTATCAGCAGAGCATCCTGCCGGCCGACGAGCGCGAGCTGGCGAGAATGCGGATAGCGCAGATCAACGATTGCGTGGCCTGCTCGGGTTTTCGCGCACAGTCGGTGCTGGACGCCGGTCTCGCGCCCGAGTTGTACGACAACGTCGCCGCCTACGCCAACTACCCCGGCTACACGTCACGCCAACGCCTTGCCATCGAGTTCGCGGAGCGGTTCGCCAACGACCATGCGTCGATGGATGACGCGTTCTTCCAACGACTTCGGGAATCGTTCTCCGACGAGGAGATCCTGGATCTCACGCTGTGCGTGGCGGTATTTCTTGGCCTGGGACGTTCCCTGACCGTGCTTCGCGTCGACCAGTCCTGCGCCATCGACCTCTAA
- a CDS encoding class I adenylate-forming enzyme family protein gives MNIGTIHDAAAGGDPVRAALIVGGHTVSYGELATAVRQCAASLAGHGVTPGQRIAVVDDASLLSIAALLGVARIGAAPALMNPALTPPELQELRKNAGCADVAVAGERYVERVRAAGVPTALTLTDLLGRPVLTGDTVAADADDRDALILFTSGTTGLPKTVSISGRQLTGRITAMSRPLRAGAKPSVSMLTVPLCHVGGVLGVLGSLYSGNTAVVQTRFDAGEWLRLVAAHRVSTTFMVPTMLQRILDHPDFASTDLSSLIAIAYGAAAAPLSLVRRAMAALPHVALTNVFGQTETLGAYTTLMPDEHRDPARAGSVGRALPGVEVRVVDPDTGNDVEVGAVGELWVNTSQNVTEGWLRTGDLARQDADGYIFPSGRLKDTINRGGEKFGPIEVEDALRSHPAVTDVAVAGIADDELGQRVGAAIVASAPVTLDELRAHCRDLIAYFKLPERLAIVEDIPYSTTGKVNRDQLATLIADET, from the coding sequence ATGAACATCGGGACGATCCACGATGCCGCCGCCGGCGGGGATCCCGTTCGGGCCGCGCTGATCGTCGGCGGGCACACCGTCAGTTATGGCGAGCTGGCGACGGCAGTACGGCAGTGCGCGGCGAGCCTGGCCGGCCACGGCGTCACGCCCGGACAGCGCATCGCCGTCGTCGACGACGCAAGCCTGCTGTCGATCGCCGCATTGCTCGGTGTGGCACGCATCGGCGCCGCACCCGCGCTGATGAACCCTGCGCTGACGCCGCCGGAATTGCAGGAACTGCGCAAGAATGCCGGCTGCGCCGACGTGGCTGTCGCCGGCGAACGGTACGTCGAGCGGGTCCGGGCGGCCGGCGTCCCCACGGCATTGACGCTGACCGATCTGCTGGGCCGGCCGGTTCTCACCGGCGACACCGTCGCCGCGGACGCCGACGACCGCGACGCGTTGATCCTATTCACCAGCGGCACAACGGGACTCCCGAAAACCGTCAGCATCAGCGGCCGCCAGCTCACCGGGCGGATCACTGCGATGTCGCGCCCGCTGCGGGCCGGCGCGAAACCATCGGTGAGCATGCTGACCGTCCCGCTGTGCCACGTCGGTGGTGTGCTGGGCGTGCTTGGCAGCCTGTATTCCGGCAACACCGCGGTCGTGCAAACGCGGTTCGATGCTGGCGAATGGCTGCGCCTGGTGGCAGCGCACCGCGTCAGCACGACCTTCATGGTTCCGACGATGCTGCAGCGGATCCTCGACCATCCCGACTTCGCGAGCACCGATCTGTCGTCTCTGATCGCCATTGCCTACGGGGCCGCGGCCGCGCCGCTGAGTCTGGTGCGCAGGGCGATGGCGGCGCTGCCACACGTCGCGTTGACCAACGTATTCGGCCAGACCGAAACCCTGGGCGCTTACACGACTTTGATGCCCGACGAGCACCGCGACCCGGCGCGCGCCGGCTCCGTCGGCCGCGCGTTACCCGGAGTCGAGGTGCGCGTGGTCGACCCCGATACGGGCAACGACGTCGAGGTCGGGGCGGTCGGCGAGTTGTGGGTGAACACTTCCCAGAACGTCACCGAGGGCTGGCTGCGCACCGGCGACCTCGCCCGCCAAGATGCCGATGGCTACATCTTCCCAAGCGGCCGACTGAAGGACACAATCAATCGAGGGGGAGAGAAATTCGGACCGATCGAGGTCGAGGACGCATTGCGCTCACATCCGGCAGTCACCGACGTCGCGGTCGCCGGGATCGCCGACGACGAGTTGGGGCAACGAGTCGGCGCGGCAATCGTGGCATCCGCCCCGGTGACACTCGACGAGTTGCGCGCTCACTGTCGGGATTTGATCGCGTACTTCAAGCTCCCCGAGCGATTGGCGATCGTGGAAGACATCCCGTACAGCACGACCGGCAAGGTCAACCGCGATCAGCTCGCCACGCTGATTGCCGACGAGACCTAG
- a CDS encoding TetR/AcrR family transcriptional regulator, giving the protein MTVPMNRHEQRRRSTHEALRQAALKSFARKGFANVTVTELAAEAGVTERTFFRHFPTKESVLFQDYESQLEWLAEALEQRPACESLFDAVQASVAAFPHDLEVVRQAATARTELITAERIAGHLRVVQSSFAAVLTDFISKRNPDAPDIELSAEVAGSALAAALVVAVEHWGRNGCTDDLGQLVADSIDLVRTGLASLA; this is encoded by the coding sequence ATGACCGTTCCGATGAATCGCCACGAGCAGCGCCGCCGCTCGACGCACGAGGCGTTGCGCCAAGCCGCGCTAAAGAGCTTCGCCCGCAAAGGCTTTGCGAACGTGACGGTCACCGAGTTGGCGGCCGAGGCCGGTGTTACCGAACGCACCTTTTTCCGGCACTTCCCGACCAAGGAGTCGGTGCTGTTCCAGGACTACGAGTCGCAGTTGGAATGGCTGGCCGAGGCTCTTGAGCAGCGACCGGCCTGCGAGTCGCTATTCGACGCGGTGCAGGCCAGTGTTGCGGCCTTCCCGCACGACCTCGAAGTGGTCCGGCAGGCCGCGACGGCGCGCACCGAATTGATCACTGCCGAACGGATCGCCGGCCACCTGCGGGTGGTGCAGTCCTCATTCGCCGCCGTGCTGACCGATTTCATCAGCAAGCGGAATCCGGACGCGCCCGACATCGAATTGAGTGCCGAGGTCGCGGGCTCGGCCCTGGCGGCGGCCCTTGTTGTCGCAGTGGAGCATTGGGGCCGCAACGGCTGTACCGACGACCTCGGCCAGCTGGTGGCGGACAGTATCGATCTGGTCCGCACCGGGCTGGCGTCGCTGGCCTAA